A stretch of the Mycobacteroides immunogenum genome encodes the following:
- a CDS encoding DUF5302 domain-containing protein: protein MTDSKGSGDSAADEAKRKFREALDRKNNKANSAADHKDTSSKPTHAHGRAGSHREFRRKSG, encoded by the coding sequence ATGACCGATTCGAAGGGGAGCGGCGACTCGGCCGCGGACGAGGCCAAGCGCAAGTTCCGCGAGGCGCTTGACCGCAAGAACAACAAGGCCAACTCGGCCGCCGATCACAAGGACACCTCGAGCAAGCCGACCCACGCACATGGCCGGGCCGGCTCGCACCGCGAATTCCGTCGTAAGAGCGGCTAG
- a CDS encoding DUF1697 domain-containing protein — MTRYAALLRGVNVGGITMKMADVRDALESDGFTGVTTILASGNVLLDADAPAAAVKERLQRVLGERFGYEAWVLVYGVDTIARIIAEFPWEPEIEGVHSYVMFCSDPAVLAELATLEGELDASEHIATGDGVLYWQVPKSHTLSSPIGKTTGKKRYKSTTTTRNLRTLHKLVR; from the coding sequence ATGACCAGATATGCCGCTCTGCTGCGTGGCGTCAACGTCGGCGGGATCACCATGAAGATGGCCGATGTCCGCGACGCGCTCGAGTCCGACGGATTCACCGGCGTGACAACAATTCTCGCCAGCGGCAATGTGCTGTTGGACGCCGACGCACCAGCGGCCGCGGTAAAAGAACGCCTGCAGCGGGTACTGGGCGAACGCTTCGGATACGAGGCGTGGGTGCTGGTGTACGGCGTGGACACCATTGCGCGCATCATCGCGGAGTTCCCGTGGGAGCCAGAGATCGAGGGCGTGCATTCATATGTGATGTTCTGCAGCGATCCCGCCGTGCTGGCCGAGCTGGCCACCCTGGAAGGCGAGCTGGACGCGAGCGAACACATAGCTACCGGCGACGGAGTGCTGTACTGGCAGGTCCCCAAGTCGCACACCCTGAGCAGCCCCATCGGGAAGACCACCGGAAAGAAGCGGTACAAGTCGACCACCACCACCCGGAACTTGCGGACATTGCACAAGCTCGTTCGCTAG
- a CDS encoding mannosyltransferase, with product MATEQTEPTRANAEPLMPTRGAAAWRRVREWGPWLLALSIAVRLAWAYLTPHGADLVDLHVYVSGPATLGHGNLYEFTYPDKTPDFPLPFTYPPFAAVVFWPLHLIPFTLLGFCWILGTIAALYAAVRLSQRLLGFDDARGAAVWTAVTMWTEPVRSTLDYGQINVLLMLLLLLAVSSSRWWVSGTLVGLAGGVKLTPLVSGLYFLGARRWATAIWAGVVFVLTVLVGIAVVGEQGRYYFTDLLGKPDRIGPIATVFNQSWRGGISRILGHDAGSGALVLCAYAVTAVLAFLAWRAVHDRLGRICVVETFGLLISPISWTHHWVWMVPFMVWLLHGPWREKLGAKVFGYGWLVLLLIGVPWLLSFEQPDIWRIDRPWPLAWAGLVDIVAAMATLAWMAMVGWRARRPAAGDPGPINTE from the coding sequence ATGGCGACCGAGCAAACAGAGCCGACCAGGGCGAATGCCGAGCCGCTGATGCCGACACGCGGCGCGGCGGCGTGGCGTCGTGTCCGCGAGTGGGGTCCATGGCTGCTGGCGCTGAGTATCGCGGTGCGCTTGGCGTGGGCGTATCTGACGCCTCACGGCGCTGACCTGGTTGACCTTCATGTCTACGTCAGTGGGCCGGCCACGCTGGGACACGGAAATCTCTATGAGTTCACCTACCCGGACAAGACGCCGGACTTTCCGCTGCCCTTTACCTATCCGCCTTTCGCGGCCGTGGTGTTTTGGCCGCTGCACCTGATTCCCTTCACCCTGCTGGGGTTCTGCTGGATTCTGGGCACCATTGCCGCCCTGTATGCGGCGGTTCGGCTGAGCCAGCGACTGCTCGGATTCGACGACGCGCGGGGGGCGGCCGTCTGGACCGCGGTCACGATGTGGACCGAACCGGTGCGCTCCACGCTGGACTACGGGCAGATCAACGTGCTGTTGATGCTGCTGCTTCTGCTGGCAGTGAGCTCCTCGCGATGGTGGGTCTCCGGCACGCTGGTGGGACTCGCCGGCGGGGTAAAGCTGACTCCACTGGTCAGTGGGCTCTACTTCCTGGGTGCGCGCCGTTGGGCGACCGCCATCTGGGCCGGCGTGGTTTTTGTACTGACCGTGCTCGTCGGCATCGCCGTGGTGGGCGAGCAAGGGCGCTACTACTTCACCGATCTGTTGGGTAAGCCGGATCGCATCGGGCCTATCGCCACAGTGTTCAACCAATCCTGGCGCGGCGGGATCTCCCGGATCCTGGGGCACGACGCCGGGTCGGGGGCATTGGTGTTGTGTGCCTACGCGGTCACCGCGGTACTGGCCTTTTTGGCATGGCGCGCCGTGCACGACAGGCTGGGCCGGATCTGTGTAGTGGAGACGTTCGGCCTGCTCATCTCGCCCATCTCGTGGACACACCACTGGGTGTGGATGGTGCCGTTCATGGTGTGGCTGCTGCACGGTCCTTGGCGAGAAAAACTGGGCGCGAAAGTCTTTGGATACGGGTGGCTGGTGTTGTTGTTGATCGGGGTGCCCTGGTTACTCAGCTTCGAGCAGCCCGATATCTGGCGCATCGACCGGCCCTGGCCGCTGGCCTGGGCCGGACTGGTGGACATCGTCGCGGCGATGGCGACACTTGCCTGGATGGCAATGGTGGGCTGGCGAGCGCGCCGTCCCGCCGCCGGTGACCCCGGTCCGATTAATACCGAATGA
- a CDS encoding acyltransferase family protein, giving the protein MTMTLGLPTADEVGAATPTTRDRALDVIRIVSLAGVVLGHTVMAVSTIDNGVLLWGNLLNGRPIFQALTWVFQIMPLFFFAGVAASVGSWKPGTSWGSWLMHRCTRLYRPVFYYLGFWAVALLVLRQFLPVHVYEPVAGVSTQLLWFLGAYVLVLAAVPLLARITTTRAMFSALAGIYLGIAAIDVLRLGLDAPKGIGYVNFVVWLLPAVLGVGYRRQLITQKAALMLAAAVFAINIALVTFGPYTISLVGVAGQKVPNMIPPSLVLAGHAIVLSALAIAAMPAINRWAQRPRVWWAVAIGNSGAMTLYLWHMPALLGMHLLFDFLGFSRYDTAAPDFIALSVLQVATMAVLVAGLFLALRPLENNPLPGWDGGYVALPGLRSAAVGVALMIAGGFTLASVVWGLKGFGLVCWVVVLGGLIVARALANQTKAAA; this is encoded by the coding sequence ATGACGATGACTCTGGGTTTACCCACCGCTGACGAGGTGGGCGCAGCCACCCCCACAACGCGCGATCGCGCCCTTGACGTGATCCGGATCGTGTCGCTGGCCGGCGTGGTCCTAGGGCACACCGTCATGGCGGTGAGCACCATCGACAATGGTGTGCTGCTGTGGGGCAACCTGCTCAACGGGCGCCCCATTTTCCAGGCACTGACCTGGGTTTTCCAGATCATGCCGTTGTTCTTCTTCGCCGGCGTCGCCGCCAGTGTGGGGTCCTGGAAGCCGGGCACCAGCTGGGGCTCATGGCTCATGCACCGCTGCACCCGGCTGTATCGCCCGGTCTTCTACTACCTGGGCTTTTGGGCGGTGGCCCTGCTGGTACTCAGGCAGTTCCTGCCGGTGCACGTGTACGAGCCCGTTGCCGGTGTGAGCACCCAGCTGCTGTGGTTCCTCGGCGCGTATGTCCTGGTGCTGGCGGCTGTTCCGCTGCTGGCCCGGATCACCACGACGCGCGCCATGTTCAGCGCGCTGGCAGGTATCTACCTGGGCATCGCGGCCATCGACGTGCTGCGGCTGGGGCTGGACGCCCCCAAGGGCATCGGGTACGTGAACTTCGTGGTGTGGCTGCTGCCGGCGGTTTTGGGCGTGGGGTACCGCCGTCAGCTGATCACCCAGAAGGCGGCCCTGATGCTGGCCGCAGCGGTTTTCGCGATCAACATCGCGCTGGTGACGTTCGGTCCGTACACCATCAGCCTGGTGGGTGTGGCCGGGCAGAAGGTGCCGAACATGATTCCGCCGTCGCTGGTGCTGGCCGGGCACGCGATCGTCTTGTCCGCCCTTGCCATTGCGGCGATGCCGGCTATCAATCGGTGGGCTCAGCGTCCACGGGTGTGGTGGGCCGTGGCCATCGGCAACTCGGGTGCGATGACGCTGTACCTCTGGCACATGCCCGCACTACTCGGCATGCACCTGCTGTTCGACTTCCTCGGGTTCTCTCGATATGACACCGCCGCACCGGATTTCATCGCACTCTCGGTGCTGCAGGTCGCAACGATGGCGGTCCTGGTGGCTGGCTTGTTCCTGGCGCTGCGGCCATTGGAGAACAATCCTCTGCCCGGTTGGGACGGCGGCTACGTCGCGCTGCCCGGCCTGCGCAGTGCCGCGGTCGGGGTGGCACTGATGATCGCCGGCGGGTTCACCCTGGCCTCAGTCGTCTGGGGACTCAAGGGGTTTGGGCTGGTGTGCTGGGTGGTGGTGCTGGGCGGGCTGATCGTCGCCCGGGCGCTGGCCAACCAGACGAAGGCTGCTGCCTAG
- a CDS encoding HhH-GPD-type base excision DNA repair protein translates to MQLAQDPAADELLEDNPLALLIAMLLDQQIPMEVAFAGPKKIADRIGGIDAHQIAEYDPEAFVALCSERPAIHRFPGSMARRVQVLAQEIVDEYDGRAENIWKAGDPDGAQLLKRLKALPGFGEQKAKIFVALLGKQYGVQPKDWRKAAGNYGEKDTHLSVADVVDAESLGLVRAHKKEMKAAAKAKAAKA, encoded by the coding sequence TTGCAGCTTGCGCAAGACCCGGCCGCCGATGAGTTGCTGGAGGACAACCCGCTGGCCCTACTGATAGCGATGCTTCTGGATCAACAGATTCCGATGGAGGTTGCTTTCGCCGGACCCAAGAAGATAGCTGACCGGATTGGTGGTATCGACGCGCACCAGATTGCGGAGTACGACCCCGAGGCATTCGTGGCGTTGTGTTCCGAGCGGCCCGCCATACACCGGTTCCCCGGATCGATGGCCAGGCGTGTTCAGGTGCTGGCACAGGAGATTGTCGACGAGTACGACGGCCGCGCCGAGAACATCTGGAAGGCCGGAGATCCGGACGGGGCCCAGCTACTCAAGCGGCTCAAGGCACTGCCGGGCTTCGGTGAGCAAAAGGCCAAGATCTTCGTGGCACTGCTGGGCAAACAATACGGCGTGCAGCCCAAGGACTGGCGCAAGGCCGCAGGAAACTATGGCGAGAAGGACACGCATCTGTCGGTCGCCGACGTCGTCGACGCCGAGTCGCTGGGTCTGGTGCGGGCCCATAAGAAGGAAATGAAGGCTGCGGCTAAAGCAAAGGCGGCCAAGGCATAA
- a CDS encoding TPR repeat region-containing protein: MKSEYSARRLLTNHPEQSIVPLRQAMLAATELQHRAQDYKNSIESPGGLPWDGATARAIQDTAASDEKAIYLATQMLLDDAPKALVTLEFQSIEYRREAVDLYNEAVDHGYTVAEDLTATWIMQPNASADAIEKGNLYATKFTRMMRKAYDKWWAAELEAQQQIEDICDALAASFNPFCGLTSAQGNRDGAHFQGNTTQDQAVLNRVHAASLLNDQQLKDLAAGKSVTIPSNQLQYLYEFAQSFDGKSSTEIAAIKAGLPEESQDAMTRAFDLVSNNQVKSGVPFTDGALKNFIPDVGSEPRLPDGIISETIELPPLEPTDAEKFLRAVNQQYGDDPSHKEA, from the coding sequence ATGAAGTCGGAGTATTCGGCCAGACGGTTGCTGACCAACCATCCCGAACAATCGATTGTGCCGTTGCGCCAGGCGATGCTCGCCGCCACCGAATTGCAGCACCGGGCCCAGGATTACAAGAACTCGATCGAAAGCCCCGGCGGCCTGCCCTGGGACGGTGCGACCGCGCGAGCCATCCAGGACACCGCCGCCAGCGATGAGAAGGCAATCTATCTCGCCACTCAGATGTTGCTCGACGATGCTCCAAAGGCCCTTGTCACGTTGGAGTTTCAGTCCATCGAGTATCGCCGCGAGGCTGTCGACCTCTACAACGAAGCCGTCGATCACGGGTACACCGTCGCCGAAGACCTCACGGCCACGTGGATCATGCAGCCGAACGCCAGCGCGGACGCCATCGAAAAGGGCAATCTGTACGCCACCAAGTTCACCCGGATGATGCGCAAGGCCTACGACAAGTGGTGGGCAGCCGAGCTGGAAGCCCAGCAACAGATCGAAGACATTTGCGACGCACTCGCGGCGTCGTTCAACCCCTTCTGCGGACTGACCTCCGCCCAGGGGAATCGGGACGGAGCCCATTTCCAGGGCAACACCACACAAGACCAAGCCGTACTCAATCGGGTCCATGCGGCGTCACTCCTCAACGATCAGCAGCTCAAAGATCTGGCCGCCGGCAAGAGCGTCACGATCCCGTCGAACCAGCTGCAGTACCTCTACGAATTCGCGCAGTCTTTCGACGGCAAGTCCTCCACCGAGATCGCCGCCATCAAGGCCGGGCTACCCGAGGAATCGCAGGACGCCATGACGCGAGCGTTCGATCTGGTGTCCAACAATCAGGTCAAGTCCGGCGTGCCCTTTACCGATGGCGCCCTGAAGAACTTCATTCCCGATGTGGGCTCCGAGCCGCGCCTCCCCGACGGCATCATCAGCGAAACGATCGAACTACCGCCATTGGAGCCAACCGATGCGGAGAAGTTCCTGCGCGCGGTCAATCAGCAGTACGGAGATGACCCGTCGCACAAGGAAGCGTGA
- a CDS encoding MFS transporter, whose protein sequence is MIACLRRSAAFVLLAFSFSAVMIGTTMPTPMYALYSQQMHFSVLTTTVVYATYAAGVLFALLMFGGWSDVLGRRPLLLTGAGFAILSSLIFLFVDSVPLLLIARIVSGLSAGFFTGAATVAVIESAPEHWRGRAAAVATVANTGGLGLGPLLAGVLVQYAPWPTHLAFVVHIGLVSLAVVALLFVPETAPRHGKLGMQRISLPPQVRATFAAAATAGFAGFAALGSFTAVAPGFLSGVLGIDNHAVAGASVFLTFGSSCVAQILTRQVPAAKALIIGCAVLLTGMLLVVVALHTSSLPWYLASAVLVGIGQGISFSRGLASIADRTPEDNRAEVTSSYFVVAYIGIALPVIGEGLAAQAWGLRTAGVTFALAVAALAALCLVAVVWQERPSRTEALTAASTG, encoded by the coding sequence GTGATTGCCTGTCTGCGCCGCTCGGCCGCCTTTGTGCTGCTGGCCTTCAGCTTCTCCGCCGTCATGATCGGCACCACGATGCCGACCCCGATGTACGCGTTGTACTCGCAGCAGATGCACTTTTCGGTACTCACCACCACCGTCGTGTACGCCACCTATGCGGCCGGCGTGCTGTTCGCGCTACTGATGTTCGGCGGCTGGTCCGATGTTCTCGGCCGCCGCCCGCTGTTGCTGACGGGAGCCGGCTTCGCCATCCTCAGCTCACTCATCTTTCTGTTCGTCGACTCGGTACCGCTGCTGCTGATCGCGCGCATCGTCTCCGGACTGTCGGCGGGCTTCTTCACCGGCGCGGCCACCGTCGCCGTCATCGAGTCCGCACCCGAACACTGGCGGGGCCGCGCGGCCGCGGTGGCCACCGTCGCCAACACCGGCGGCCTCGGCCTGGGCCCCCTGTTGGCCGGTGTTCTCGTGCAGTACGCGCCCTGGCCCACGCATCTGGCGTTCGTCGTGCACATTGGGCTGGTCTCTCTTGCCGTGGTGGCACTGCTCTTCGTGCCAGAAACCGCGCCGCGACACGGAAAGCTTGGTATGCAACGTATTTCGCTGCCACCCCAGGTGCGTGCGACATTCGCGGCTGCCGCGACGGCAGGTTTCGCCGGATTCGCCGCGCTCGGCTCATTCACCGCCGTCGCTCCCGGATTCCTGTCCGGTGTGCTTGGTATAGACAACCATGCGGTTGCGGGCGCGAGCGTGTTCTTGACGTTCGGATCTTCTTGTGTGGCACAGATTCTCACCCGCCAGGTACCCGCGGCCAAGGCGCTGATCATCGGCTGCGCAGTGCTGCTGACGGGGATGCTGCTCGTGGTGGTGGCGCTACACACGTCATCGTTGCCCTGGTATCTGGCCAGCGCGGTGCTGGTCGGTATCGGCCAGGGCATCAGCTTCAGCCGTGGACTGGCCTCGATCGCCGACCGAACCCCCGAGGACAACCGCGCAGAGGTGACCTCCAGCTACTTTGTCGTCGCCTACATAGGCATCGCACTGCCGGTCATCGGCGAGGGCCTGGCGGCCCAGGCGTGGGGCCTGCGCACCGCCGGTGTCACCTTCGCACTGGCGGTGGCCGCGCTCGCGGCACTGTGTCTGGTCGCCGTCGTCTGGCAGGAGCGCCCGAGCCGGACCGAAGCGCTGACGGCGGCGTCCACCGGCTAA
- a CDS encoding nuclear transport factor 2 family protein, with product MSSAPFADELLATVQASPAAVGAHDKDTWVGLFATYGQVNDPVGSRPHIGEAAIGKFYDTFIAPNTIVFEVENDVVAGMSVLRDLTIHTTMSTGVTMHIPMHLRYDVVEDGPASSLKIDRLFAYWELRAMIGQLLGAGGDGLLASAKLGPQLLKNQGLNGVLGFMRGLKGVHDTGKQRVQELAAALGARDVSTVTTLLSADAVLSLDGVCESSLAEFASGASSLGVNKLLAAGSSVSATISLDGRRGVGLFEFSDNSAAPGTLASAQLYF from the coding sequence GTGTCCAGCGCACCCTTTGCCGATGAGCTGCTGGCGACTGTTCAAGCGTCGCCAGCAGCTGTCGGTGCTCATGACAAGGACACCTGGGTCGGCCTGTTCGCCACCTACGGACAGGTGAATGACCCGGTGGGTTCGCGGCCGCATATCGGCGAAGCCGCCATCGGCAAGTTCTACGACACCTTCATCGCGCCCAACACCATCGTCTTCGAAGTCGAAAACGATGTGGTTGCCGGCATGTCGGTGCTGCGTGATCTGACCATTCACACCACCATGTCCACCGGCGTCACCATGCATATCCCCATGCATCTGCGCTATGACGTCGTCGAAGACGGTCCGGCCTCGTCCCTGAAGATCGACCGCCTGTTCGCCTACTGGGAACTGCGCGCCATGATCGGCCAGCTGCTGGGTGCGGGCGGTGACGGCCTGCTGGCCAGCGCCAAGCTGGGGCCGCAGCTGCTCAAGAACCAGGGGCTCAACGGCGTGCTGGGATTCATGCGCGGGCTCAAGGGCGTGCATGACACCGGTAAACAGCGCGTCCAGGAGCTGGCGGCGGCGTTGGGAGCCCGCGATGTTTCGACGGTCACCACCCTGCTCTCCGCCGACGCCGTGCTCTCCCTGGACGGGGTCTGCGAGTCTTCGCTGGCCGAGTTCGCCTCCGGAGCAAGCTCTTTGGGCGTTAATAAGCTGCTGGCGGCGGGCTCCTCAGTATCGGCCACGATAAGCCTGGATGGCCGCCGCGGCGTCGGGCTGTTCGAGTTCTCCGACAATTCCGCGGCGCCGGGCACGTTGGCCTCGGCACAGCTCTACTTCTGA
- a CDS encoding class I SAM-dependent methyltransferase, producing the protein MAKISGDSLEGVSATTLWTLHNRGTEAKRPDSVIRDPLAAELFDAIEYDYRKFGRPSQTHALRALAFDQQARVYLATHPKAAVVALAEGMQTSFWRLGGADPSTQFTWYSVDLPPVMELRDKLLPEDQRIVRLAQSALDLSWMDQVDASGGAFITAEGLLMYLQPEESLGLIEACARRFPGGQMMFDSIPHWFSRRTLQGFKLSDRYVAPPMPFALTPDQGEALTSIPGVVAAIDIPLHRGRGIWKFVNSKRLDRGFLRRTRPSMTLLQFG; encoded by the coding sequence ATGGCGAAGATCAGCGGAGACAGCCTGGAAGGCGTCTCGGCTACCACCTTGTGGACATTGCACAACCGCGGCACCGAAGCCAAGCGGCCCGACAGCGTCATCCGGGACCCGCTGGCCGCCGAGCTGTTCGACGCCATCGAGTACGACTATCGCAAGTTTGGCCGGCCGTCTCAGACCCATGCCTTACGGGCCCTGGCCTTTGACCAACAGGCACGCGTGTACCTGGCGACGCACCCCAAGGCCGCGGTTGTCGCTCTTGCAGAGGGCATGCAAACCAGTTTTTGGCGTTTGGGCGGCGCCGATCCTTCCACCCAATTCACCTGGTATTCAGTCGATTTGCCACCTGTCATGGAACTACGCGACAAGCTGCTGCCCGAGGATCAGCGCATTGTGCGGCTGGCGCAATCGGCGCTGGATCTGAGCTGGATGGATCAGGTCGACGCCTCCGGCGGCGCGTTCATCACGGCCGAAGGGCTGCTGATGTATCTGCAACCCGAGGAGTCGCTCGGCTTGATCGAGGCCTGCGCCAGGCGTTTTCCCGGCGGCCAGATGATGTTCGACAGCATCCCGCACTGGTTCAGCAGACGCACCCTGCAGGGATTCAAGTTGTCGGACCGCTATGTGGCTCCGCCCATGCCATTCGCGCTGACACCCGACCAAGGCGAGGCACTCACCTCCATTCCGGGTGTTGTCGCCGCCATCGACATACCGCTGCACCGTGGCCGCGGGATCTGGAAGTTCGTCAACTCCAAGCGTCTTGATCGCGGTTTTCTGCGCCGGACTCGCCCGTCCATGACGCTGCTGCAGTTCGGCTAG
- a CDS encoding class I SAM-dependent methyltransferase codes for MAAIDARHLDGVSETALITLNQRATEANRPDGVLEDPMAIVLRDSLDYDYHHFGRTHQGIALRALTFDNVSNEYLEAHPRATVVALAEGLQTSFWRIDNGELNWLSVDLEPIARLRRQLLPPSDRVRYAAQSALDHSWMNQVDDSHGVLITAEGLFMYLERDVVFDLIAACAKRFPGGWMVFDTIPWLMSVYSQRRGWRLSEHYTVPPMPFSFTAHQYGQLRALEGVRAVREVRMPAGRGTFLKLATPLFYNLPLSDRFRPAMTVVEFG; via the coding sequence ATGGCCGCCATTGATGCCCGCCACCTCGACGGGGTGTCCGAAACCGCACTCATCACGCTGAATCAGCGGGCCACCGAAGCCAACCGGCCCGACGGTGTTCTCGAGGATCCGATGGCCATCGTCCTGCGCGACAGCCTGGACTACGACTACCACCACTTTGGCCGCACGCATCAAGGTATTGCGCTACGCGCGTTGACATTTGACAACGTTTCCAATGAATACCTCGAGGCCCATCCGCGCGCCACGGTGGTGGCGCTGGCCGAAGGCCTGCAAACCAGTTTCTGGCGGATCGATAACGGCGAGCTGAACTGGCTGTCCGTCGACCTTGAGCCCATCGCGAGGTTGCGCAGGCAGTTGCTGCCGCCGTCGGACCGGGTTCGGTATGCCGCGCAGTCGGCGCTCGATCATTCGTGGATGAATCAGGTCGACGACTCCCATGGCGTGCTGATCACCGCCGAGGGACTGTTCATGTATCTGGAGCGCGACGTGGTGTTCGACCTCATCGCCGCCTGCGCGAAACGCTTCCCCGGCGGCTGGATGGTCTTTGACACCATTCCCTGGCTGATGAGCGTGTATTCGCAGCGGCGTGGCTGGCGCCTCAGTGAGCACTACACAGTGCCGCCGATGCCCTTCTCCTTCACCGCCCACCAATACGGCCAGCTGCGCGCGCTCGAGGGCGTTCGCGCGGTGCGCGAGGTCCGGATGCCCGCCGGGCGCGGCACCTTCCTGAAGCTGGCCACGCCGCTGTTCTACAACCTGCCGTTGTCCGACCGGTTCCGGCCGGCCATGACCGTCGTCGAATTCGGTTGA
- the tpx gene encoding thiol peroxidase, which yields MAQITLRGNPINTVGELPAVGSPAPAFELVGADLGPVTSDQYRDKPVILNIFPSIDTPVCQASVRTFNQRAAEAGAPVLCVSKDLPFAQKRFCGTEGIENVGTASAFRSSFGEDFGVTIADGPMTGLLGRAIVVIGADGNVAYTELVPEIAQEPDYDAVLGSLS from the coding sequence ATGGCACAGATCACGTTGCGCGGAAACCCCATCAACACGGTCGGCGAGCTTCCCGCTGTCGGCTCTCCTGCCCCGGCATTTGAGCTGGTAGGCGCCGATCTCGGCCCCGTCACCAGCGATCAGTACCGGGATAAGCCGGTGATCCTCAACATCTTTCCCTCGATCGACACCCCCGTCTGCCAGGCCAGCGTGCGCACCTTCAATCAGCGTGCCGCCGAGGCGGGCGCGCCGGTGCTGTGTGTGTCCAAGGACCTGCCGTTTGCCCAGAAGCGCTTCTGCGGCACCGAGGGCATCGAGAACGTGGGCACCGCCTCGGCGTTCCGCAGCTCGTTCGGCGAGGACTTCGGTGTCACCATCGCCGACGGCCCGATGACCGGATTGCTGGGCCGCGCCATCGTCGTGATCGGTGCCGACGGCAACGTCGCCTACACCGAGCTGGTGCCGGAGATCGCCCAGGAACCCGACTACGACGCGGTGCTCGGATCACTGTCCTGA
- a CDS encoding class I SAM-dependent methyltransferase codes for MTTPVSFDNRFFSATWSAIARREPREIKELRAENLRGLTGRVLEVGAGTGSNFPLYPNTVTSVTALEPESRLRPQAEDAAAGAAIPVTVIAGVFEDLTVTDTDQFDAVVCSLVLCSVSDPDRAAAQAFEVLKPGGEMRFFEHVAHGGALGLVQRAVDVTFWPRLFGNCHTHRDTLAAIERAGFEIEGHRDDWLKVMGIPMPSSSIVIGRAVKPA; via the coding sequence ATGACGACGCCCGTCAGCTTTGACAACAGGTTCTTCTCCGCAACGTGGTCGGCCATCGCGCGCCGTGAGCCTCGTGAGATCAAGGAGCTGCGCGCCGAGAATCTGCGCGGCCTGACAGGCCGCGTCTTGGAGGTGGGGGCGGGGACCGGTTCGAACTTCCCGCTGTACCCGAACACCGTCACCTCGGTGACGGCGCTGGAACCCGAGTCCCGGTTGCGTCCGCAAGCCGAGGACGCCGCCGCGGGTGCCGCGATCCCGGTGACCGTGATCGCGGGCGTCTTCGAGGATCTGACGGTGACCGACACGGACCAGTTTGACGCGGTGGTGTGCTCGCTGGTGCTGTGCTCGGTGAGCGACCCAGATCGCGCCGCGGCTCAGGCGTTCGAGGTACTCAAGCCCGGGGGCGAGATGCGTTTCTTCGAGCACGTGGCCCATGGCGGTGCCCTCGGCCTGGTCCAGCGTGCGGTGGACGTGACGTTCTGGCCCAGACTGTTCGGGAACTGCCACACGCACCGGGACACGCTGGCCGCGATCGAGCGGGCCGGGTTCGAGATCGAGGGGCATCGTGACGACTGGCTGAAGGTGATGGGTATCCCGATGCCGTCCTCGTCGATCGTGATTGGGCGTGCGGTCAAGCCTGCTTAG
- a CDS encoding TetR/AcrR family transcriptional regulator — protein sequence MTKRQRSSRGSGDQLRDEIIEAAIDLVLGTQELRAPSIREVARKIGVTPPSIYLHFADKDELMDAVCGQYFQRLNDKMVQAARGDISALERLHAQGMAYVRFAIATPLMYRLATVTQPEGELDETMASAAFDHLHNGVKELVAEGIYPEGDTVTMALQLWVAAHGIASMLVTKPHLPWGDAEEFASQVLRAACLGQAVSDVDLTDVLPRQK from the coding sequence GTGACTAAGCGGCAGCGGTCCTCGCGCGGTTCCGGCGACCAGCTGCGCGATGAAATAATCGAGGCCGCAATCGATCTTGTGCTGGGCACCCAGGAATTGCGTGCACCCTCCATTCGCGAGGTGGCACGCAAGATCGGTGTCACCCCGCCATCGATCTATCTGCATTTCGCCGACAAGGACGAGCTGATGGATGCCGTCTGCGGACAGTACTTTCAGCGGCTCAACGACAAGATGGTCCAGGCCGCCCGCGGTGACATCTCCGCGCTGGAACGTCTCCATGCGCAGGGCATGGCCTATGTGCGTTTCGCCATCGCGACACCCTTGATGTACCGGCTGGCGACGGTCACCCAACCCGAGGGCGAACTCGACGAGACCATGGCCAGCGCCGCCTTCGATCACCTACACAACGGAGTCAAAGAGCTTGTCGCCGAGGGGATATACCCGGAAGGTGACACCGTGACCATGGCGTTGCAGCTGTGGGTGGCCGCCCACGGTATCGCGTCGATGCTCGTCACCAAGCCGCACCTGCCGTGGGGCGATGCCGAGGAATTCGCCAGCCAGGTGCTGCGTGCGGCCTGCCTGGGGCAAGCGGTCAGCGATGTCGACCTGACGGACGTGCTGCCGCGTCAGAAGTAG